The sequence GTATCAAATATCTAGTAGATGACACTGGTTTCAGTCTGGGCcctttttaatgtattattaGCAAAGGCCACCATATGCCACATATGTGTATGATCTTGATAGAAATCAACTACATATAGCTTACTTTACACGTGTGTTTGGGAAGGTCAGAGCATGcaatggagaaaaggaaaacagatgaagtGACTGATCACTTTCTTGTTACGTTAGAATTACTACATATAAGTTCTTTTGACTGAATTATTTGTGCCTTCTAGCAGATGTACCTGTTCTGATATCAGAAGACACTGTTATTTCTCAGCCAGCAAAAATACTAAACTTCTTAAGAAAGCAGGTATGTTGCTCTCAGAAGACTGGTTTTCTCTACCTCATAGTGAATTTTTTGCATCCCCCACACAGATTGATACAGGCTTCTTAAAACCTGGAAACCAGTTCTGACTCACTGCTTTTCTATATTTTGTACACACATGAGAATTGCAAAATGGTGGATCACGGATTGCTGTTTAAAAGTTTGGTTGTTatgaaaaacttaaaaatagGCATGAGAAAATTCTTCATTGAAAAGGACAACAGGCTGGCCTCAACTGAGCAGTTCCTCACTGAGTTTCATCATGCTGTTTGTTATAACACTTTAACGTCATTGCAGCTTTGCAGACCTAGGGAGATCACAGTGAGGGAAGTGTAGTTTTAACTGTTTAAATGGGTAATCATctcctgatgttttttttttttctttctttttttttctgaaggataACACATATGGTGTTGTTTTTCATCTATGTAGTCTTTCTGTATCTTGAAGCATTAAAATGTCTGCAGGCATTTCTTGATGCAGTCATGTTACTGTGTAGTCAAATCTTGCCTGCCTTTTCTAGatctttcagtgttttattcaaaaagaataaagctatactacTGCTTCTTTTCACAAGTATTAAGATGTCTAATAAAGCATGGCATCATCGTTTTTATTTCTAAGATGGTCTTCTAGCCCACTGTTCTGTCTTTGCATTAGAAATGCTGTTCCTGCCTAGTTAAGGAGACTATCTGATGAAAGGCATGTTAGTGAAACTTTAAATCTTTCTCTGGAGAAAAGTAGAATCTGAAAACTGAGCATTTGGGATGAGATTTCAgacaatgtttttaaaattctgcagtTTCCTATCCATTTAAATACCAAAGATTCCATATTGATGGAAAAACAGCACCCTATTTAACTCAAAGTGTACCAGGAATATGCATGCTTTTAAGATACCTAAAAATAGGGTGGCTCAACACCAATTTTTGCCATTTCTAAATTAGCGAAATTCCTAAAAGGTTACCAACCCTTTCAGCATAACTTGAAAGGATTCATTATTTGACTTAAAAGCTCAGGTAGCTGTAACAACGTTAatttagctgtgcattttaTCCCCTTTATTGTTAGcattcaatttttaaaagtatgaaATGGTAATTAAAAGACAGAAgtaccttctttctttttttcaatgcTTACAACAACTGAAGTGACAGATGTGTCCTCAGAAATACAGGTGAGGTCTTGCCAGAGGTTTGCCTCAGCACTACGTACACTGAAAAATTTCCTCTGTGTTACAGGACAGTGGCTTAGAAAGCAGTGGGAAGTAGGCACAAGAGTTATTTTGGCAGTGAGAGGGCCCCAAAATCTTAGAATGGGAaagtagaaatggaaaatgttagGAGCTGTAACGCAGCTAGTCtgaagaactgaaggaaaacaattgCAGAAACTGCATGTCTTTTGTCCAGAAAAGTATTGTATATTTGATAACCTGGTAGCTGTTAAGTTTGAGGTTATTTTGTGTTGTGTAGATCATCTTTCTGGAAAGTTCCATGTAACACTATTTATAGTATGAGGTGGTTGgtgactgttttctgtttgtggtcattttgttttgtttttaaattcacagAGATACAATGCTGATTATGAATTGTCTGCAAAACAAGGAGCTGATACACTGGCCTATATTGCACTACTTGAAGAGAAATTGCTTCCTGCTCTGGTAAATGCTAGTGAATATACTGGCTGTAATTTTACGAGTATTATAAGAGGTGCCCagtgagagagacagagaggtTTCTCAGCCATAGTCCCGGCTTGAATTTATTTGCGTTCTTCGTCCAATTTTGAAAAGACTGCCTAGcaactttgaaaaagaaaaaagtgcgTGGGAGGTGTGAAGTAATAATAATGAACTTAAGCGAGACTTTTAAAATGGCACCtctgaatgtgttttttcttaGATGCTTTTTGGGAACAGTATCCTGCAAACAGCTTATTCTGGCAATTCTTTGTTTCATGATGCTTTTTGAAAAAGCTTGGAGTAACGTGTGGTATGGCTGATGTGGGGTGCACAGCTCTGAAAGCCTTTTGAGCTGTTAAGTGGTAACCTTTGAAATACCCACCACTagttcatttttcagttcagtaaaTAACACATGGCTACACACCCTCACCAATTTAGTATAAGTTATAGCTATAAAAAAAATTTGCAGGCACTTGATCTGTTGAATACCTTTGACTTGAATTTATACAGGAAAAGGTACTTTAACCAGGTAGTGTCATAGGTAGCCTCTTCAGTTATCCTGCAAGGCTTTCAAATTCTTTATTTcctaatatattttcattttaaaatgtacataaaATTTCAAAAGAAGATTCCAAAAATTTCAAACCTGGTCCTGTACCTTTGCAACTTATGTAGTAATACAGTTTCTCTGTACAGTATAcgcatgtgtgtatatatgcatgtgtacaCGTAACAGTGTATGCAATTTTGTGCATGTATATATAAGCATTATCTTTTTATTTAGGTTGAAGGTAGCTCTGTGGCCTTAATTATATACCCTTAAACTCAAAGGATTAGTATAATCCTGTGCAGAGCCTAAGTGCTTTAAAGTATGAtaattcctttttctcctgtgaCAAATCTTACACATTATACTTTTAAGAGAAGTCTAATGTTTTCACTCAAATTCCAATCATACTCTTCCTTGTGTTGATATAGCTCCACACTTTTTGGGTTGAGGCTGAAAATTACTGCAGTGTAACAAAACCATGGTTTGCCTCAAGGATTCCCTTCCCGCTGAGTTTGTATCTGCCTGGAAAGATGTCCAGGGAAGCACTCAACAGGATCTTGCTGACCAGAGGAGGCCCTCCTCTCTACAGTCTTACTGAAGTGGAAGCACAGGTACATGTTGTGTAGAAAAGAATTTGTAAGTTGGTACTGTCATGAAATAAGCTAGCACACTGTGATAATGGTGTATGATAGTGTGTCTACTAGTATTTGCTGCAGCTAGGACTCTTAAATAGTTTTGTGTCTCATCAGATATACAGGGATGCCAAGGAGTGCCTAAATCTCCTGTCCAAGAGATTGGGAAcatctcagtttttctttggaaatacgTGAgtgtgctttctttgtttttgatgttggtgtttgttgttatttttaataaacaggTGCCACGTGATTCTGTGAATGCTtaacacttgttttttttaatctgctagAATGTTAGAAGGTGCTGCACAGTAGGTTCACAATTCATACCCTGCTTTTTGTGTGATCTTTGGAAGCAATCAGTCCACAATCTCCTTTATATTGCATCTTTCCATAGTGTGTCAGATCCTGCCTACATCAGCTCATGTAGGATGCTTAATGAGTTGGGGTTCTGCTAAAGAATTATTCTCTATCCAGTGAATGTCACCTCCTGTGATTGCTTGTAGAAAAAATACCTGAAGCCTGAAGTGTTACTAGTAGCTCCTTGAAAAGATGGCATAGGTGTGAGAAGGCTGCTCTTCCTTGTATGCATAGAACAGGAAGCATATATTGCCAAGACAGCGCCCAAGAAGGACAAGCTGTTCCCTTTGCCAGTGAGGTTAGACCTCTTCATGTGAAAGGATCCTGCTCCACTGGCATGCATCTTGTCTGCTTGGCTTCTGTAATGCCAGAAATGTATTCTAGAGTGGATTGTTTATCAGTGTGCATGACACATGATTGGATTTTAATGCTAAAGCAACTATTTCAGTTTATCAGCATGTCTCTAATTCAGAGGTGCTGAAATCAATAGATAGTGTGTTCAAAGTGTCTTTTAATATCTGATAAATGCAATGCCTGAAAATCTCAAAAGATTCTGTCCTAAATTTTGTCTGATGTATACAGAAACTGGTTACGTTCTGCAGGTCTTGATGTCTTACCTCAGTTACACTTgggctttgttctgttttgacATTATTTTCAGACCTACTACCTTGGATGCCTTTGTGTTTGGTTTCCTTGCACCAGTTTATAAAGTGTGCTTCCCTAGAGTACAATTACAAGAGCATTTGAAACAGCTTACCAACCTGTGTCGCTTCTGTGATGATATTTTAACCTGCTATTTCAAGTTAACTATTACAGGTAAGTAGTGTTTCTCTTCCACTTCTTCTCACGTATAATCTGTTTGAAGTAGTAGTGGTGGTTTCCACATTTGAACTAAAGCATAATAGGATTTTATAAATTTGTGCTGAAGGTTCTGTGGAGAAATGATGCAGAGAAGCTTCCACAGTTGTGCAGAAAGGATTGAAAATTAAAGGCAAGGTTTAATTCTCAGATTTAAAGCCTGTAATGCCTTGGCAAAATCCGCTTGTATCTGTGCTATGGCTCATGCTTAgtgcttctgtttctctgaCAAAGAATGGCTTTTCCACTTGAATTCATCTTAGGATAAAAAATACTGCATGAACTTTTCTTCcaatatttgtttgtttctttctttttaagaatgTAAAAGCTTTTGTAAATACCTTTTCAGCCTTCATCTTTCTGCCTTACTCTCTAGGCCATTCTCCATCTGGACAGGATACAGCAGATGCTAATCTGCAGAAACTCACACAGCTTGTAAATAAGGAATCCAACTTGATTGAAAAGGTTACTTTTGCTTCAGTCTCCTTATTATCCTGCTGCTTTGTGGTTATTTGTTCGCAAATACAGCTGCAACTGTACAATGaacattttatttgaattgtttcttttctggtgTGGTACTTTGTATAGAGATGAGGGGAGAAAATTATctattttgaaagaaagtaaTTGATAAAGCCTTGTCgtaaaaaaaaatttttacTACAGCCAATGATGCCCTTGCAAGTGCACATATAAACAGTAGATGATTGTCTTTCCACAAGTGCATCTACCATGCGATGGGGAATGTAAATGTATTGATCAGAATTAGAAATGGTCTTGCAAGACCTCAGCAAGAAAACTTACAAGCAAAACTCCGAAATTGGTCTTGCTGAGATCAATACCCAGGTCTCCTTGCTCCCAGCTGATTTCTTGCAGTTACTAGTATACAGTGCTTCCTTCTCCTGCTTCTTTTATTCCTGTGTTTCCAAGGCCATGCTTCAGCACCTATAAGAGCTATGCAAcctatgttaaaaataattatgaagaATTAGTTTACTGATGCATGAAAACTTCTACTGGAAGGACAGAATGCACTTTCTAAAAAAGATCAGTGTATCAGATGGATCATTAATAACGTTCAGCTTCTGTAGCATTTGGTATTGTATCTCTTTGTGGTATTGAAGTGTGGCTgtgaaagttttaaaaaataggcTAAGTAGACATTTATCAGCCATGGTTTAGGTAAAGCTGATCCTACCGTGAGGAAGTAGGAGTAGGACTAGACTACCTTTGGAAATTTCCCCTGTGCtgtcttctgtgattctgcttaTTCTGTAGCAATAAATCTTTTTTTGATCCTGCAGTACACACAGGGTATTAGATTGCTATCctatgaaaaatgtaaaatgtttatATTCAGAGATTAATTTCAACCTATATTTGAAAAGATCATACTACTATCTCTTTATTAAATAGTTTTTGAAATCTTAGCTGATCTGAATTCATCTCGCATCTTCAAAGCATTTCTAAGtgaaaaaagatttcttcctgTAAGGTGCTGAGCACGCAAAAATACCCACTTATGTTAGCAATTTGACTTTTGATCTGCTTTCTAGTAGTGTTTGGCTCTTGTACAAAATTGAAACTGTGACCTCTTAGAAGAAGGCAGAAGTGTTGCTTTCTTTGGTAATCTTGAAAAAATGACTTGAGCAGAGCAGAAGTATATCTGCATGCTTTATGTTTAATTTGTCATATGCAAATGGAATGAATAGCAACGCTTAAGAAAATGTAGATTCTTGGGAGAAGAAAGGAACCAAGACATTGTTTTAGGTAAAATAAGAAAggctaaaagaaaataagaaggttaaggaaaaaaaaccacccgaaaaacaacaaaccagaaTTCTTGATAGGAGTCCTGACAAGTAGACTAATTGTGTAACTTACATTCTACTGTTTGCCAGATCCGGCTCTCATTATTTCTCTGCAGATGGATGACAACCTTCGTAAGAGTCCTC comes from Gallus gallus isolate bGalGal1 chromosome Z, bGalGal1.mat.broiler.GRCg7b, whole genome shotgun sequence and encodes:
- the MTX3 gene encoding metaxin-3 isoform X9; translation: MAAPMELSCWGGDWGLPSLHPESLTVMRYNADYELSAKQGADTLAYIALLEEKLLPALLHTFWVEAENYCSVTKPWFASRIPFPLSLYLPGKMSREALNRILLTRGGPPLYSLTEVEAQIYRDAKECLNLLSKRLGTSQFFFGNTPTTLDAFVFGFLAPVYKVCFPRVQLQEHLKQLTNLCRFCDDILTCYFKLTITGHSPSGQDTADANLQKLTQLVNKESNLIEKMDDNLRKSPQHPPRKITTLKLAAGGEESSPLNRLSP
- the MTX3 gene encoding metaxin-3 is translated as MAAPMELSCWGGDWGLPSLHPESLTVMAYAKFSGAPLTVNTINNSWSTPKDVPVLISEDTVISQPAKILNFLRKQRYNADYELSAKQGADTLAYIALLEEKLLPALLHTFWVEAENYCSVTKPWFASRIPFPLSLYLPGKMSREALNRILLTRGGPPLYSLTEVEAQIYRDAKECLNLLSKRLGTSQFFFGNTPTTLDAFVFGFLAPVYKVCFPRVQLQEHLKQLTNLCRFCDDILTCYFKLTITDG
- the MTX3 gene encoding metaxin-3 isoform X3, which encodes MAAPMELSCWGGDWGLPSLHPESLTVMAYAKFSGAPLTVNTINNSWSTPKADVPVLISEDTVISQPAKILNFLRKQRYNADYELSAKQGADTLAYIALLEEKLLPALLHTFWVEAENYCSVTKPWFASRIPFPLSLYLPGKMSREALNRILLTRGGPPLYSLTEVEAQIYRDAKECLNLLSKRLGTSQFFFGNTPTTLDAFVFGFLAPVYKVCFPRVQLQEHLKQLTNLCRFCDDILTCYFKLTITGHSPSGQDTADANLQKLTQLVNKESNLIEKMDDNLRKSPQHPPRKITTLKLAAGGEESSPLNRLSP
- the MTX3 gene encoding metaxin-3 isoform X6, giving the protein MAAPMELSCWGGDWGLPSLHPESLTVMAYAKFSGAPLTVNTINNSWSTPKDVPVLISEDTVISQPAKILNFLRKQRYNADYELSAKQGADTLAYIALLEEKLLPALLHTFWVEAENYCSVTKPWFASRIPFPLSLYLPGKMSREALNRILLTRGGPPLYSLTEVEAQIYRDAKECLNLLSKRLGTSQFFFGNTPTTLDAFVFGFLAPVYKVCFPRVQLQEHLKQLTNLCRFCDDILTCYFKLTITGHSPSGQDTADANLQKLTQLVNKESNLIEKIRLSLFLCRWMTTFVRVLSTPLGR
- the MTX3 gene encoding metaxin-3 isoform X13, whose product is MAAPMELSCWGGDWGLPSLHPESLTVMAYAKFSGAPLTVNTINNSWSTPKADVPVLISEDTVISQPAKILNFLRKQRYNADYELSAKQGADTLAYIALLEEKLLPALLHTFWVEAENYCSVTKPWFASRIPFPLSLYLPGKMSREALNRILLTRGGPPLYSLTEVEAQIYRDAKECLNLLSKRLGTSQFFFGNTPTTLDAFVFGFLAPVYKVCFPRVQLQEHLKQLTNLCRFCDDILTCYFKLTITDG
- the MTX3 gene encoding metaxin-3 isoform X5, whose protein sequence is MAAPMELSCWGGDWGLPSLHPESLTVMAYAKFSGAPLTVNTINNSWSTPKADVPVLISEDTVISQPAKILNFLRKQRYNADYELSAKQGADTLAYIALLEEKLLPALLHTFWVEAENYCSVTKPWFASRIPFPLSLYLPGKMSREALNRILLTRGGPPLYSLTEVEAQIYRDAKECLNLLSKRLGTSQFFFGNTPTTLDAFVFGFLAPVYKVCFPRVQLQEHLKQLTNLCRFCDDILTCYFKLTITGHSPSGQDTADANLQKLTQLVNKESNLIEKIRLSLFLCRWMTTFVRVLSTPLGR
- the MTX3 gene encoding metaxin-3 isoform X11, producing MAAPMELSCWGGDWGLPSLHPESLTVMRYNADYELSAKQGADTLAYIALLEEKLLPALLHTFWVEAENYCSVTKPWFASRIPFPLSLYLPGKMSREALNRILLTRGGPPLYSLTEVEAQIYRDAKECLNLLSKRLGTSQFFFGNTPTTLDAFVFGFLAPVYKVCFPRVQLQEHLKQLTNLCRFCDDILTCYFKLTITGHSPSGQDTADANLQKLTQLVNKESNLIEKIRLSLFLCRWMTTFVRVLSTPLGR
- the MTX3 gene encoding metaxin-3 isoform X1; the protein is MASGSRAALALGRGNGACGYKPPSQGPATAPEAAPPPAAFPSRLCCRGRSGAAMRGQHRCVPRACAAGGQDGGSHGAELLGRRLGAAVPSSGVSDRHADVPVLISEDTVISQPAKILNFLRKQRYNADYELSAKQGADTLAYIALLEEKLLPALLHTFWVEAENYCSVTKPWFASRIPFPLSLYLPGKMSREALNRILLTRGGPPLYSLTEVEAQIYRDAKECLNLLSKRLGTSQFFFGNTPTTLDAFVFGFLAPVYKVCFPRVQLQEHLKQLTNLCRFCDDILTCYFKLTITGHSPSGQDTADANLQKLTQLVNKESNLIEKMDDNLRKSPQHPPRKITTLKLAAGGEESSPLNRLSP
- the MTX3 gene encoding metaxin-3 isoform X12, translating into MAAPMELSCWGGDWGLPSLHPESLTVMAYAKFSGAPLTVNTINNSWSTPKDVPVLISEDTVISQPAKILNFLRKQRYNADYELSAKQGADTLAYIALLEEKLLPALLHTFWVEAENYCSVTKPWFASRIPFPLSLYLPGKMSREALNRILLTRGGPPLYSLTEVEAQIYRDAKECLNLLSKRLGTSQFFFGNTPTTLDAFVFGFLAPVYKVCFPRVQLQEHLKQLTNLCRFCDDILTCYFKLTITGSVEK
- the MTX3 gene encoding metaxin-3 isoform X7; translated protein: MAAPMELSCWGGDWGLPSLHPESLTVMAYAKFSGAPLTVNTINNSWSTPKADVPVLISEDTVISQPAKILNFLRKQRYNADYELSAKQGADTLAYIALLEEKLLPALLHTFWVEAENYCSVTKPWFASRIPFPLSLYLPGKMSREALNRILLTRGGPPLYSLTEVEAQIYRDAKECLNLLSKRLGTSQFFFGNTPTTLDAFVFGFLAPVYKVCFPRVQLQEHLKQLTNLCRFCDDILTCYFKLTITDPALIISLQMDDNLRKSPQHPPRKITTLKLAAGGEESSPLNRLSP
- the MTX3 gene encoding metaxin-3 isoform X8, whose protein sequence is MAAPMELSCWGGDWGLPSLHPESLTVMAYAKFSGAPLTVNTINNSWSTPKDVPVLISEDTVISQPAKILNFLRKQRYNADYELSAKQGADTLAYIALLEEKLLPALLHTFWVEAENYCSVTKPWFASRIPFPLSLYLPGKMSREALNRILLTRGGPPLYSLTEVEAQIYRDAKECLNLLSKRLGTSQFFFGNTPTTLDAFVFGFLAPVYKVCFPRVQLQEHLKQLTNLCRFCDDILTCYFKLTITDPALIISLQMDDNLRKSPQHPPRKITTLKLAAGGEESSPLNRLSP
- the MTX3 gene encoding metaxin-3 isoform X4, whose translation is MAAPMELSCWGGDWGLPSLHPESLTVMAYAKFSGAPLTVNTINNSWSTPKDVPVLISEDTVISQPAKILNFLRKQRYNADYELSAKQGADTLAYIALLEEKLLPALLHTFWVEAENYCSVTKPWFASRIPFPLSLYLPGKMSREALNRILLTRGGPPLYSLTEVEAQIYRDAKECLNLLSKRLGTSQFFFGNTPTTLDAFVFGFLAPVYKVCFPRVQLQEHLKQLTNLCRFCDDILTCYFKLTITGHSPSGQDTADANLQKLTQLVNKESNLIEKMDDNLRKSPQHPPRKITTLKLAAGGEESSPLNRLSP
- the MTX3 gene encoding metaxin-3 isoform X10, with product MAAPMELSCWGGDWGLPSLHPESLTVMAYAKFSGAPLTVNTINNSWSTPKADVPVLISEDTVISQPAKILNFLRKQRYNADYELSAKQGADTLAYIALLEEKLLPALLHTFWVEAENYCSVTKPWFASRIPFPLSLYLPGKMSREALNRILLTRGGPPLYSLTEVEAQIYRDAKECLNLLSKRLGTSQFFFGNTPTTLDAFVFGFLAPVYKVCFPRVQLQEHLKQLTNLCRFCDDILTCYFKLTITGSVEK
- the MTX3 gene encoding metaxin-3 isoform X2, encoding MASGSRAALALGRGNGACGYKPPSQGPATAPEAAPPPAAFPSRLCCRGRSGAAMRGQHRCVPRACAAGGQDGGSHGAELLGRRLGAAVPSSGVSDRHDVPVLISEDTVISQPAKILNFLRKQRYNADYELSAKQGADTLAYIALLEEKLLPALLHTFWVEAENYCSVTKPWFASRIPFPLSLYLPGKMSREALNRILLTRGGPPLYSLTEVEAQIYRDAKECLNLLSKRLGTSQFFFGNTPTTLDAFVFGFLAPVYKVCFPRVQLQEHLKQLTNLCRFCDDILTCYFKLTITGHSPSGQDTADANLQKLTQLVNKESNLIEKMDDNLRKSPQHPPRKITTLKLAAGGEESSPLNRLSP